The following proteins are co-located in the Hevea brasiliensis isolate MT/VB/25A 57/8 chromosome 11, ASM3005281v1, whole genome shotgun sequence genome:
- the LOC131170703 gene encoding cysteine-rich receptor-like protein kinase 10 isoform X2, producing MSPLKLFIILSFLLGVAVTIRARPTYLYHVCPNTTTFTANSTYQANRNILLSSLSSNATANKYNIGFYNTSTGRDPDDIYGLFLCRGDFSSDVCQTCVTFATQDIVERCPVEKVAIIWYDECLLRYSNQFFFSSISQDPSAYLVNTQNISDQNRFNELLSNAMEDAATEAANAASGAKKFAVKETKFTGFQNLYNLVQCTPDLSSSDCNRCLEIAIAKLPSCCDGKQGGRVLSPSCNIRYEVYPFYNATSTRAPPPSPPVVPPPLTGSGQGKSGISVVTIVAIVAPISISIVLFCMGYCFLRRRARKKYDAIEEDGGNEISTVESLQFDLSMIEAATNNFSDDNKLGEGGFGGVYTGTLPNGREIAVKRLSRSSEQEAEEFKNEVLLLAKLQHRNLVRLIGFCLEGEEKILVYEFVPNKSLDYFLFDPEKQGKLD from the exons ATGAGCCCTCTTAAATTGTTCATAATCTTATCCTTCTTGCTTGGCGTTGCCGTAACCATCCGAGCACGGCCCACTTACCTCTATCATGTTTGCCCAAATACGACTACTTTCACTGCAAACAGCACTTATCAGGCCAATCGAAATATCCTTCTCTCTTCTCTTTCCTCCAACGCAACTGCCAATAAATATAATATTGGGTTTTACAACACCTCTACTGGGCGGGACCCTGACGATATCTATGGTCTATTTCTCTGCCGTGGTGATTTTAGCTCCGATGTCTGCCAAACTTGTGTCACCTTCGCCACCCAGGACATAGTCGAACGTTGCCCTGTCGAGAAAGTAGCCATAATATGGTACGACGAGTGCCTTCTCCGTTATTCAAACCAGTTCTTCTTCTCCTCCATCAGCCAAGACCCTAGTGCATACTTAGTTAATACGCAGAATATCTCAGATCAAAATCGTTTTAATGAGCTATTGTCCAACGCCATGGAGGATGCGGCTACTGAGGCTGCGAATGCTGCATCAGGAGCTAAAAAGTTTGCTGTAAAAGAAACCAAATTTACGGGGTTTCAGAATCTTTACAATCTCGTGCAGTGCACACCGGATCTATCGAGCTCTGATTGTAACCGGTGTCTTGAGATAGCTATCGCAAAATTGCCTAGTTGTTGTGATGGAAAGCAAGGCGGACGAGTCTTGTCTCCGAGTTGCAATATTCGTTATGAAGTTTACCCATTTTATAATGCTACTTCTACAAGGGCGCCACCGCCATCACCACCAGTGGTTCCCCCTCCGCTTACAGGTTCAGGGCAAG GAAAAAGCGGCATCTCAGTTGTTACAATTGTAGCCATTGTTGCTCCAATTTCTATCTCTATTGTGCTCTTTTGCATGGGCTACTGTTTCCTAAGGAGGCGGGCAAGAAAGAAGTATGACGCTATAGAGGAAGATg GTGGAAATGAAATTTCAACCGTGGAGTCTTTACAATTTGATCTGAGTATGATAGAAGCTGCTACAAATAACTTCTCTGATGATAACAAGTTAGGTGAAGGTGGATTTGGTGGTGTTTACACG GGCACACTTCCTAATGGGCGAGAAATAGCTGTGAAGAGACTGTCAAGAAGCTCTGAGCAAGAGGCAGAAGAATTTAAAAATGAGGTGTTATTGTTAGCCAAGCTTCAACACAGAAATCTTGTGAGGCTGATTGGATTCTGCTTGGAGGGAGAAGAAAAAATTCTTGTCTATGAATTTGTTCCCAACAAAAGCCTTGACTACTTTCTTTTCG ACCCTGAAAAGCAAGGAAAATTGGATTGA
- the LOC131170703 gene encoding cysteine-rich receptor-like protein kinase 25 isoform X1 produces the protein MSPLKLFIILSFLLGVAVTIRARPTYLYHVCPNTTTFTANSTYQANRNILLSSLSSNATANKYNIGFYNTSTGRDPDDIYGLFLCRGDFSSDVCQTCVTFATQDIVERCPVEKVAIIWYDECLLRYSNQFFFSSISQDPSAYLVNTQNISDQNRFNELLSNAMEDAATEAANAASGAKKFAVKETKFTGFQNLYNLVQCTPDLSSSDCNRCLEIAIAKLPSCCDGKQGGRVLSPSCNIRYEVYPFYNATSTRAPPPSPPVVPPPLTGSGQGKSGISVVTIVAIVAPISISIVLFCMGYCFLRRRARKKYDAIEEDGGNEISTVESLQFDLSMIEAATNNFSDDNKLGEGGFGGVYTGTLPNGREIAVKRLSRSSEQEAEEFKNEVLLLAKLQHRNLVRLIGFCLEGEEKILVYEFVPNKSLDYFLFGQDLLNIYLTTVFRS, from the exons ATGAGCCCTCTTAAATTGTTCATAATCTTATCCTTCTTGCTTGGCGTTGCCGTAACCATCCGAGCACGGCCCACTTACCTCTATCATGTTTGCCCAAATACGACTACTTTCACTGCAAACAGCACTTATCAGGCCAATCGAAATATCCTTCTCTCTTCTCTTTCCTCCAACGCAACTGCCAATAAATATAATATTGGGTTTTACAACACCTCTACTGGGCGGGACCCTGACGATATCTATGGTCTATTTCTCTGCCGTGGTGATTTTAGCTCCGATGTCTGCCAAACTTGTGTCACCTTCGCCACCCAGGACATAGTCGAACGTTGCCCTGTCGAGAAAGTAGCCATAATATGGTACGACGAGTGCCTTCTCCGTTATTCAAACCAGTTCTTCTTCTCCTCCATCAGCCAAGACCCTAGTGCATACTTAGTTAATACGCAGAATATCTCAGATCAAAATCGTTTTAATGAGCTATTGTCCAACGCCATGGAGGATGCGGCTACTGAGGCTGCGAATGCTGCATCAGGAGCTAAAAAGTTTGCTGTAAAAGAAACCAAATTTACGGGGTTTCAGAATCTTTACAATCTCGTGCAGTGCACACCGGATCTATCGAGCTCTGATTGTAACCGGTGTCTTGAGATAGCTATCGCAAAATTGCCTAGTTGTTGTGATGGAAAGCAAGGCGGACGAGTCTTGTCTCCGAGTTGCAATATTCGTTATGAAGTTTACCCATTTTATAATGCTACTTCTACAAGGGCGCCACCGCCATCACCACCAGTGGTTCCCCCTCCGCTTACAGGTTCAGGGCAAG GAAAAAGCGGCATCTCAGTTGTTACAATTGTAGCCATTGTTGCTCCAATTTCTATCTCTATTGTGCTCTTTTGCATGGGCTACTGTTTCCTAAGGAGGCGGGCAAGAAAGAAGTATGACGCTATAGAGGAAGATg GTGGAAATGAAATTTCAACCGTGGAGTCTTTACAATTTGATCTGAGTATGATAGAAGCTGCTACAAATAACTTCTCTGATGATAACAAGTTAGGTGAAGGTGGATTTGGTGGTGTTTACACG GGCACACTTCCTAATGGGCGAGAAATAGCTGTGAAGAGACTGTCAAGAAGCTCTGAGCAAGAGGCAGAAGAATTTAAAAATGAGGTGTTATTGTTAGCCAAGCTTCAACACAGAAATCTTGTGAGGCTGATTGGATTCTGCTTGGAGGGAGAAGAAAAAATTCTTGTCTATGAATTTGTTCCCAACAAAAGCCTTGACTACTTTCTTTTCGGTCAGGATCTTCTAAACATATACCTCACTACTGTGTTTCGCTCATGA